Proteins encoded within one genomic window of Bacillus thuringiensis:
- a CDS encoding dihydrofolate reductase family protein, with protein sequence MSREIVLFIAASLDGYIAKEDDDLQWLMETEGEGDNGYTEMYETIDTIIMGKRTYNYVVEHMETFPYVDKKCYVFSNSEKGSNEHVEFVNEDVVEFTKRLKEQEGSKIWMVGGGSLLREFFKNNLIDEYVVTITPHILGSGVPLFQDNNPEIHLTLTDTKRFGQFVNLYYKAK encoded by the coding sequence ATGTCACGTGAAATAGTTTTATTTATAGCCGCTAGTTTGGATGGATATATTGCGAAAGAAGATGATGATTTACAGTGGTTAATGGAAACAGAAGGAGAGGGAGATAACGGTTATACAGAAATGTATGAAACAATTGATACAATAATCATGGGAAAAAGAACGTACAATTATGTAGTAGAGCATATGGAAACATTCCCGTATGTAGATAAAAAATGTTATGTTTTTTCTAACTCAGAAAAAGGTTCAAACGAACACGTGGAGTTTGTAAATGAAGATGTAGTGGAGTTTACAAAAAGGTTGAAAGAGCAAGAAGGATCTAAAATATGGATGGTCGGTGGAGGAAGTTTATTAAGAGAATTCTTTAAGAATAATCTAATTGATGAATATGTTGTTACAATTACACCTCATATATTAGGTTCTGGAGTGCCGTTATTTCAAGACAATAACCCGGAAATCCATTTAACTTTAACGGATACGAAACGTTTTGGACAATTTGTAAATTTATATTATAAGGCAAAATGA
- a CDS encoding response regulator transcription factor, with amino-acid sequence MIDILLVDDEPRMLELLMLYLTPIGYNCVCAVSGEEAISHIENQNFKFVLLDIMMPKMDGWATCKRIRSFSNVPIIMVTARDQTVDVVQGLKLGADDYITKPFHEEELFARIEAVLRRTNQDAQIQYHGILWDEAKHFVSVYNEELLLTPIEFSLLGLFLRHVNYVLSRDQLIERIWGLNTNTENRTVDSHIRNLRDKLRKVNFPIDHHLKTVYGVGYRWVDTLD; translated from the coding sequence ATGATTGATATACTGCTCGTAGACGATGAACCGAGAATGCTTGAATTATTAATGCTTTATCTGACCCCAATTGGATATAACTGCGTATGTGCAGTATCTGGTGAAGAAGCTATTTCACATATAGAAAACCAAAATTTTAAATTTGTTTTACTCGATATTATGATGCCAAAAATGGACGGATGGGCAACATGTAAAAGAATTCGTTCCTTTAGTAACGTTCCTATTATTATGGTAACTGCCCGTGATCAAACAGTAGATGTCGTCCAAGGATTAAAACTCGGGGCAGATGATTACATAACAAAACCTTTCCATGAAGAGGAGCTTTTCGCAAGAATTGAAGCTGTTTTACGGCGTACGAATCAAGATGCGCAAATCCAATATCACGGTATTTTATGGGATGAGGCAAAGCATTTCGTTTCCGTCTATAATGAAGAACTTCTTCTCACTCCAATCGAATTCTCTTTACTCGGATTATTTTTACGTCATGTGAACTACGTATTAAGCCGTGATCAGCTCATTGAACGAATTTGGGGATTAAATACAAATACAGAAAATAGAACAGTTGATTCACATATTCGTAATTTGCGTGATAAATTACGAAAAGTAAATTTCCCTATTGATCACCATTTAAAAACTGTTTACGGAGTCGGATATCGATGGGTTGATACTCTAGATTAA
- a CDS encoding SulP family inorganic anion transporter, translated as MFQTIKNDWFSNVRGDVLSGIVVALALIPEAIAFSVIAGVDPTVGLYAAFCIAVTISFVGGRTGMISAATGAMALLMVTLVKDHGLQYLFATTILTGIVQIIFGVFKLSSFMKFVPKSVMSGFLNSLGILVFTAQLPHFKNATWQMYALVALGLVIIYVFPRITTAVPSTLISIIIVTSIAIMSGLQLKTVGDMGSLPKELPFFSIPDVPFTLETLGIILPYAIMLAIIGLLESLLTASVLDDMTHTESNKHKEARGQGIANIVAGFFGGMAGCAMIGQSVINIKSGGRGRLSTFVAGGFLIILLFVLGDYVVHIPMAALVAVMIMVSIGTFDWNSVITIHKVPKGNAFVMIVTVVVVLITHNLALGVIIGTVISAVLFAFNMAKIHVKHLYIENKKIYEIHGQLFFASTADFINNFSFNEDIKEIELNFTHAHVWDDSAVASIDKVIMKYEQSGVKVSVTGLNERSSKLVANLATYNKRIAS; from the coding sequence TTGTTTCAAACGATAAAAAATGATTGGTTTTCCAATGTGAGAGGGGACGTACTATCAGGAATTGTTGTTGCTTTAGCGTTAATTCCTGAAGCAATTGCTTTCTCTGTTATTGCAGGTGTGGATCCGACGGTTGGGTTATACGCAGCCTTTTGTATTGCAGTTACCATTTCATTTGTTGGTGGAAGAACTGGGATGATTTCAGCTGCAACAGGTGCAATGGCATTACTAATGGTAACGCTTGTTAAAGATCACGGTTTGCAATATTTATTTGCTACAACAATATTAACAGGTATTGTCCAAATTATTTTTGGCGTGTTCAAACTGAGCTCATTTATGAAGTTTGTTCCGAAATCTGTTATGAGTGGTTTTTTAAATTCACTTGGAATTTTAGTTTTTACAGCGCAATTGCCGCATTTTAAAAATGCAACTTGGCAAATGTATGCACTTGTCGCATTAGGACTTGTAATTATATATGTATTTCCACGTATTACGACGGCCGTACCGTCTACACTTATTTCAATTATTATTGTGACGAGTATTGCAATTATGAGCGGATTACAGTTGAAAACAGTAGGGGATATGGGAAGCTTACCGAAAGAATTACCGTTCTTTAGCATTCCTGACGTGCCTTTTACACTTGAGACATTAGGGATTATTTTACCGTATGCAATTATGCTTGCAATTATCGGTTTACTAGAGTCATTACTAACAGCTTCAGTTTTAGATGATATGACGCATACGGAAAGTAATAAGCATAAGGAAGCACGTGGACAAGGGATTGCAAACATTGTCGCTGGTTTCTTCGGAGGAATGGCAGGTTGTGCAATGATTGGTCAATCTGTTATTAATATTAAATCAGGTGGACGTGGACGATTATCGACGTTTGTAGCGGGCGGATTTTTGATTATCTTACTATTCGTTTTAGGGGACTATGTTGTTCATATTCCGATGGCAGCTTTAGTTGCGGTTATGATTATGGTTTCAATCGGAACGTTTGATTGGAACTCTGTAATAACAATTCATAAAGTGCCAAAAGGGAATGCATTTGTTATGATCGTAACAGTTGTGGTTGTTTTAATTACACATAATTTAGCATTAGGTGTAATTATCGGAACAGTAATTAGTGCGGTTTTATTTGCATTCAATATGGCAAAGATTCACGTGAAACATTTATATATTGAAAATAAGAAAATATATGAAATTCATGGCCAACTTTTCTTTGCATCTACGGCAGATTTTATAAATAATTTTTCATTTAATGAAGATATAAAAGAAATTGAGTTGAATTTTACTCACGCACACGTATGGGATGATTCAGCAGTGGCATCAATTGATAAAGTTATCATGAAGTATGAACAAAGTGGTGTGAAAGTAAGTGTAACAGGATTAAATGAACGTAGCTCAAAACTTGTTGCAAATTTGGCTACTTATAATAAAAGAATTGCTAGTTAA
- the opp4B gene encoding oligopeptide ABC transporter permease, with the protein MWKFILRRFLVMIPQLFVLSILVFLLAKAMPGDALTGRAVNNPKADPKVIEEQREKLGLNDPVTTQYVRWVKNAVQGDFGISYAHKMKVTDLIGERLGNTIWLAILVLVLTYVIAIPLGVISGRWTDTWADRLITLYNYLGLATPLFIFALIMLFLFGFKLAIFPTGGSVDPQVATGTFAYYLSKLNHMILPALSGALIATVGTIQYLRSEIIDTKHKDFVRTVKAKGVPESKVYSRHILRNSFLPIAAFLGYEITSVVAGSIFLESIFSYPGIGQLFMQSISQRDFSVVTALVLFTGFATLLGTLLSDIILSIVDPRIRID; encoded by the coding sequence ATGTGGAAGTTTATATTACGGAGATTTTTAGTGATGATCCCGCAATTATTCGTGTTAAGTATACTTGTCTTTCTACTAGCTAAAGCAATGCCAGGCGATGCCTTAACCGGCAGAGCAGTAAATAATCCGAAAGCAGATCCAAAAGTCATTGAAGAGCAACGCGAAAAATTAGGTTTAAATGATCCCGTTACAACACAATATGTTCGCTGGGTTAAAAATGCTGTGCAAGGTGACTTCGGTATTTCCTATGCACATAAAATGAAAGTAACTGATTTAATTGGTGAACGCCTTGGAAATACAATTTGGTTAGCAATTCTTGTCCTTGTTCTTACTTACGTGATTGCAATTCCACTCGGTGTCATAAGTGGACGTTGGACTGATACATGGGCAGATCGGCTCATTACACTCTATAACTATTTAGGACTTGCTACACCACTATTTATATTTGCATTAATCATGCTCTTCCTATTTGGATTCAAACTTGCAATATTCCCAACCGGTGGTAGCGTAGATCCTCAAGTTGCAACAGGTACATTCGCTTACTATTTAAGTAAATTGAATCACATGATATTACCAGCCTTATCTGGTGCATTAATTGCAACAGTGGGTACAATCCAATATTTACGAAGTGAAATTATCGATACGAAACATAAAGATTTTGTACGCACAGTAAAAGCAAAAGGTGTTCCAGAATCAAAGGTTTATTCTAGACATATTTTACGTAATTCATTCTTACCAATCGCAGCGTTCTTAGGATACGAGATTACAAGCGTGGTTGCAGGATCAATTTTTCTAGAAAGCATCTTTAGTTATCCTGGTATTGGTCAATTATTTATGCAATCTATTTCTCAACGTGATTTTAGTGTCGTAACTGCACTTGTTTTATTTACTGGATTCGCAACGCTACTCGGGACTCTTCTTTCCGATATTATTCTAAGCATCGTTGATCCACGTATTCGTATTGATTAA
- a CDS encoding cell wall-binding repeat-containing protein, with product MKRMTRVFGITIVTAVGLAACGQTNTDHKNHESKEGKKTEQKEMKMKQEVTAPKEMNQGASNDLLTTSLKNVTRLNTNDPLQMAVLTSQTIWPATHKENQPGAVILVPVSEWQLGIASADLIHHPNNGPILFIEKEKVPEMTLKEIKRLNPLGTKDGTQIMVMGDVGASILEQLKDYKVKQIKETDPATFAKDVDKEYADITGSYPNSVIIGSSEEEGRLYTTPAVNWISHMPEPLLYTEKNKVPEATIEALKMRKDKANIYVLGPEKIVSKEVEKELSKYGKVTRISGETPVENSIAFAKFKDEKTKFGWGFTKPGHGVSFVSNKTPDLAVAGAPFSHMGKHAPVILLEAGKASQPVYDFLATIQPKFKDDPTLGPYNHGFLLGSTSDISFETQGILDERLEIVQESGQGHGGH from the coding sequence GTGAAAAGAATGACCCGAGTTTTTGGGATAACAATAGTTACAGCAGTTGGTCTTGCGGCATGTGGACAAACAAATACAGATCATAAAAACCATGAATCTAAAGAAGGGAAGAAAACAGAGCAGAAGGAAATGAAAATGAAGCAGGAGGTAACTGCGCCGAAAGAAATGAATCAAGGTGCATCGAATGATTTATTAACGACAAGTTTAAAAAATGTAACGAGGTTAAACACAAATGATCCATTGCAAATGGCTGTATTAACTTCACAAACGATATGGCCAGCAACTCATAAAGAGAATCAGCCAGGCGCTGTTATTTTAGTGCCAGTGAGCGAGTGGCAATTAGGGATTGCAAGTGCGGATCTTATTCATCATCCGAATAACGGGCCGATCTTATTTATAGAAAAAGAAAAGGTACCTGAAATGACGTTAAAAGAAATAAAACGGCTAAATCCGCTCGGAACGAAAGATGGAACACAAATTATGGTGATGGGGGATGTCGGTGCATCAATCCTGGAGCAATTAAAAGACTATAAAGTAAAGCAAATAAAAGAAACGGATCCAGCTACATTTGCAAAAGATGTTGATAAAGAGTACGCGGATATAACAGGAAGTTATCCAAATAGCGTCATTATCGGCTCATCCGAAGAGGAAGGACGTTTATATACAACACCAGCTGTAAATTGGATTTCTCATATGCCAGAACCACTACTCTATACAGAAAAGAATAAAGTGCCAGAAGCGACGATAGAGGCATTAAAGATGAGAAAAGATAAAGCAAATATATATGTACTAGGACCAGAAAAAATCGTTTCAAAAGAAGTAGAAAAAGAGTTAAGCAAATACGGGAAAGTAACGCGTATTAGTGGGGAGACTCCGGTAGAGAATTCTATTGCATTTGCGAAATTTAAAGATGAAAAAACAAAATTTGGATGGGGATTCACGAAACCAGGCCATGGTGTATCATTTGTTTCAAACAAAACACCAGACTTAGCAGTTGCAGGAGCACCATTTTCACATATGGGTAAACATGCGCCTGTTATCTTGTTAGAAGCAGGAAAAGCTTCACAACCAGTGTATGACTTCCTTGCTACTATTCAACCGAAGTTTAAAGATGACCCAACACTTGGACCATATAACCACGGTTTCTTATTAGGAAGTACGAGTGATATTTCATTTGAAACACAAGGTATATTGGATGAGAGATTAGAGATTGTGCAAGAAAGTGGTCAAGGGCACGGTGGACACTAA
- a CDS encoding ABC transporter ATP-binding protein: MALLKVEDLKVHFPIKGGFFGRTLDYVRAVDGVSFELQPGETYGIVGESGSGKSTTGKAIMHLTKATDGSIHFNNRDLTKLSRSELREQRKDIQMIFQDPYSSLNPKKRVLDIIAEPLRNFEKLSPDEERRAVQEYLDKVGLNPESIYKYPHEFSGGQRQRIGIARALTLKPKLIIADEPVSALDVSVQAQVLNFLQDLQAELGLTYLFISHDLGVIRHMCDRIGVMYRGRIVEEATSTEIYNNPQHIYTKRLISAIPDIRPENREQQRKLRQQVSSEYEKSYENYFNENGRAYDLKAISPTHRVALP, translated from the coding sequence ATGGCACTGCTTAAAGTAGAAGATTTAAAAGTACATTTCCCAATTAAAGGTGGTTTTTTCGGCCGCACATTAGATTACGTGCGTGCTGTTGATGGTGTCAGTTTTGAATTACAACCAGGTGAAACATACGGGATCGTTGGTGAATCAGGAAGTGGCAAATCCACAACGGGTAAAGCAATTATGCATTTAACGAAAGCAACAGATGGTAGCATTCATTTTAATAATAGAGATTTAACAAAGTTAAGTCGCTCTGAGTTACGTGAACAACGAAAAGATATTCAAATGATTTTCCAAGACCCATATTCATCATTAAATCCGAAGAAACGTGTTCTCGACATTATTGCTGAGCCTCTTCGAAATTTTGAGAAGCTCTCACCTGATGAAGAACGTAGAGCAGTTCAAGAATATCTTGATAAAGTTGGTCTAAATCCAGAGTCAATTTATAAATATCCACATGAATTTTCCGGTGGGCAAAGGCAACGGATTGGTATTGCACGCGCTCTTACATTAAAACCAAAGCTTATTATTGCTGATGAGCCAGTATCTGCACTTGACGTGTCTGTACAGGCACAAGTATTAAACTTCTTGCAAGATTTACAAGCTGAGCTCGGACTAACATACTTATTCATTAGTCATGATTTAGGTGTAATTCGTCATATGTGTGACCGTATCGGTGTTATGTACCGCGGGCGCATTGTCGAAGAAGCAACTAGTACAGAAATTTATAATAATCCGCAACATATTTATACGAAGCGCCTAATATCAGCAATTCCTGATATTCGTCCTGAAAACAGAGAACAACAACGTAAGCTCCGTCAACAAGTAAGCTCTGAGTATGAGAAATCATACGAAAATTATTTCAATGAAAACGGTCGGGCTTATGACTTAAAAGCAATCTCGCCAACGCACCGGGTGGCATTACCATAA
- a CDS encoding sensor histidine kinase produces the protein MKRISIQLGFYFLIVTLLIESVLFVLLYYSLVNNRVNEEMTALLKRGNSHRDVLEKYFDKQTISHVALMESEAETTVVITNANKDVLAKSNEINTTIKKHIEKMQTRTDHDGAIIENHWKTSNYICTVSPIVVAGKTEGYVYMFLGTESIEEMVNGLTRQFIIAGVITFLLTVITIFLLSRLLTKPLLHMKHATEKMSKGDLSVSLTTTRNDEIGELASSIQTLANDLHYMKTERSEFLASVAHELRTPLTYVRGYADIALKETTSPEQRLRYLSIIKDESDYITNLVQNLFSLAQMEQHNFSIQVKEVHLHTFLTRIAEKVNAMYKERYIKVSFSCPSTLLVNLDEQRFEQVIINILNNAYRHSKEHSHINISITEEHKHISITIEDEGEGIPPEDLPYIFDRFYRVDKARTRATGGTGLGLSIVKEIVELHGGTITATSEVDHGSCFTISLPSIKKHDYHQ, from the coding sequence ATGAAGCGAATTTCTATTCAGCTCGGATTTTATTTTTTGATTGTTACACTTTTAATCGAAAGTGTTCTATTTGTCTTGCTTTATTATAGCCTTGTCAACAATAGAGTAAATGAAGAAATGACAGCTTTATTAAAGCGCGGAAATAGTCACCGAGATGTCCTTGAAAAGTATTTTGATAAGCAAACAATCTCCCATGTTGCACTAATGGAATCCGAAGCCGAAACCACTGTCGTTATTACAAATGCAAATAAGGATGTACTAGCTAAATCCAACGAAATAAATACTACTATAAAAAAGCATATTGAAAAGATGCAAACACGGACAGATCATGATGGAGCAATTATAGAAAATCATTGGAAAACATCTAATTATATATGTACAGTTAGCCCCATTGTAGTGGCTGGAAAAACGGAAGGCTACGTATATATGTTTCTCGGAACAGAATCAATCGAGGAAATGGTTAACGGGCTAACAAGACAATTCATTATTGCCGGAGTCATTACGTTTCTATTAACAGTCATCACTATCTTTCTATTATCACGGTTGTTAACAAAGCCATTGTTACACATGAAACATGCCACTGAAAAAATGAGTAAAGGCGATTTATCTGTTTCGTTAACAACTACTCGAAATGACGAAATTGGTGAACTAGCATCGTCTATTCAAACGCTTGCTAATGATTTACATTATATGAAAACAGAGCGAAGTGAATTTCTAGCAAGCGTTGCTCATGAATTACGAACACCTTTAACATACGTAAGAGGTTACGCGGACATTGCTTTAAAAGAAACCACATCTCCTGAACAACGTTTACGATATTTATCTATTATAAAAGATGAGTCTGATTACATTACAAACTTAGTTCAAAATTTGTTTTCACTGGCACAAATGGAACAACATAACTTCTCTATTCAAGTAAAGGAAGTACATTTACACACCTTCCTTACTCGCATAGCCGAAAAAGTAAACGCCATGTATAAAGAAAGATACATTAAAGTTTCTTTCTCTTGCCCTTCTACATTGCTAGTAAACTTAGATGAACAGCGATTTGAACAAGTTATAATAAACATTTTAAATAACGCTTATAGACATTCAAAAGAACATTCTCATATAAACATTTCTATTACAGAAGAACATAAACATATTTCCATTACAATTGAAGATGAAGGCGAAGGTATTCCACCTGAAGACCTCCCATACATTTTCGATCGCTTTTATCGTGTTGATAAAGCAAGAACACGTGCTACAGGCGGAACTGGTTTAGGTCTATCTATCGTGAAAGAAATTGTAGAACTACACGGCGGGACGATTACTGCCACAAGTGAAGTTGATCATGGATCTTGTTTTACAATTTCATTACCATCCATAAAAAAACACGACTATCATCAATAG
- the opp4A gene encoding oligopeptide ABC transporter substrate-binding protein yields MTNKPKFFKVLSTLAVSTLLLSACGGSGGSEKTSSTKKVDTSKFNETVKNDKKEVKDGSLTYGLVSNTPFEGLLNFAVYEGDPDNQVITFFDEGLLDNDKNWEYNNEGAATYEISADKKTITLKIKDNVKWHDGNPVTAEDLEYSYLVIGSKLYAGSRYDTQMQMIEGMTDYHDGKTDKISGVKVIDQKTISFTFKEPNPSVKTGLWTYPLHKKYLADVPIDKLAESDKIRKNPIGFGPFKVKKIVPGESVEFERFDDYWGGKPKLKNVVLKVVNPSIVNASLKNGDIDIAEVSADQYPNVSKLKNAQLVGRTDLYYSYIGFKFGHMDKEKREMVMDKDTFKDVRLRQAMAYAIDRKEIGEKLYHGLRYPANSPISPASPKFHNNKVGSYDKDVEKAKKLLDEAGYKDKNGDGFREDPNGKEVKLNFLSMSGSDVSEPLAKFFIQSWKEIGIKVELLDGRLHEFNSFYDKLKKDDPAVDLYAGAFGTGSDPDPSGLWGPDASFNYQRWSNPKNTELLKEGLSPKAADDKYRTEVYDKWQKLIHDEVPMIPLHYKFDLKGINNRVKDYKYTPEDQYKWAKVSVTSDKAETEK; encoded by the coding sequence ATGACAAACAAACCAAAATTTTTCAAAGTATTAAGTACACTTGCAGTTTCAACATTACTACTTTCAGCATGTGGGGGCAGTGGAGGTAGTGAAAAAACGAGCAGCACAAAAAAGGTAGACACAAGTAAATTTAATGAAACCGTTAAAAATGATAAAAAAGAAGTTAAAGATGGCTCATTAACATATGGGCTTGTTTCTAACACACCATTTGAAGGACTTTTGAACTTCGCTGTATATGAAGGTGATCCTGACAACCAAGTTATTACTTTCTTTGATGAAGGATTATTAGACAATGACAAAAACTGGGAATATAATAACGAAGGTGCTGCTACGTATGAAATATCAGCAGATAAAAAAACAATTACATTAAAAATTAAAGATAACGTAAAGTGGCATGATGGAAACCCTGTAACAGCTGAAGATTTAGAATATTCTTACCTTGTAATTGGTAGCAAGCTGTATGCTGGATCTCGCTATGACACTCAAATGCAAATGATTGAAGGAATGACTGATTATCACGATGGAAAAACTGACAAAATTTCCGGTGTAAAAGTAATTGATCAAAAAACAATTTCATTTACATTTAAAGAGCCAAATCCTTCTGTGAAAACTGGACTTTGGACATACCCTCTTCATAAAAAATACTTAGCAGATGTGCCGATTGATAAATTAGCAGAATCTGATAAAATCCGTAAAAATCCAATTGGTTTCGGACCATTTAAAGTTAAGAAAATCGTTCCTGGAGAATCTGTTGAATTTGAACGTTTCGATGATTATTGGGGCGGAAAACCAAAACTTAAAAATGTAGTTTTAAAAGTTGTAAATCCATCTATCGTTAATGCTTCATTGAAAAATGGTGACATTGACATCGCGGAAGTAAGTGCAGATCAATATCCGAACGTAAGTAAATTAAAGAATGCCCAACTAGTTGGAAGAACGGATTTATACTACAGCTACATCGGCTTTAAATTTGGACACATGGATAAAGAAAAACGTGAAATGGTAATGGATAAAGACACATTCAAAGATGTTCGTTTACGCCAAGCGATGGCTTATGCAATTGACCGAAAAGAAATCGGTGAAAAACTATATCACGGTTTACGTTATCCAGCTAACTCACCTATCTCACCAGCTTCACCTAAGTTCCACAATAATAAAGTAGGTTCTTATGATAAAGATGTTGAGAAAGCGAAAAAATTGTTAGACGAAGCTGGATATAAAGATAAAAATGGTGATGGTTTCCGTGAAGACCCTAACGGTAAAGAAGTTAAACTTAACTTCTTATCAATGAGTGGTAGTGATGTAAGTGAGCCTCTTGCAAAATTCTTTATTCAATCTTGGAAAGAAATTGGCATTAAAGTAGAACTTCTTGACGGCCGCTTACACGAATTTAACTCTTTCTATGATAAGCTGAAAAAAGATGACCCTGCAGTTGATTTATATGCTGGTGCTTTCGGTACTGGTTCTGATCCAGATCCATCTGGCCTTTGGGGACCTGATGCAAGCTTTAACTACCAAAGATGGTCAAATCCTAAAAATACTGAGTTATTAAAAGAAGGTCTTTCTCCAAAAGCTGCTGACGATAAATATCGTACAGAAGTATATGATAAATGGCAAAAACTAATCCATGATGAAGTACCGATGATTCCACTTCATTATAAGTTCGATCTAAAGGGTATCAATAACCGCGTAAAAGATTATAAATACACACCGGAAGATCAATATAAGTGGGCTAAAGTTAGTGTAACAAGTGATAAAGCAGAAACAGAGAAATAA
- a CDS encoding ABC transporter permease has product MLANPEKQTEVVHYEKSPSGFSVMWREFRKDKLAMFSLFLLAIILIAVYTTSFIMKQEDIVKVDLFSIYSPPSSEHWLGTDYGGRDIFGQLIIGTRNSFTIGLVITILSCLIGLSIGLIAGYFGGTVDNIIMRIIDFKLILPFLMLVIVLITIVPVFNVTVFILIMSIFLWTGKARLIRSKVLTEKELDYVSASKTLGTPNWKIMMFQVLPNLSSIIIVSVTLNLAGNIGIESGLTFLGFGLPESTPSLGTLVSYATNPDVLQEKWWIWLPASLMILVLMLCINFIGQALRRSADARQRKG; this is encoded by the coding sequence ATGTTAGCAAATCCCGAAAAACAAACTGAAGTCGTTCATTACGAAAAAAGTCCTTCTGGCTTTTCTGTCATGTGGCGTGAATTTCGTAAAGATAAATTAGCAATGTTTTCACTTTTCTTATTGGCAATCATACTGATCGCCGTTTACACAACTTCCTTCATCATGAAGCAGGAGGATATTGTAAAAGTTGATTTGTTTTCTATCTACTCCCCACCATCTAGTGAACATTGGTTAGGAACAGATTACGGTGGAAGAGATATTTTTGGACAACTTATTATTGGGACAAGAAATTCATTTACGATTGGACTTGTAATCACTATCCTCTCATGTTTGATTGGTCTTTCTATCGGACTAATTGCCGGTTACTTTGGTGGAACTGTTGATAACATCATTATGCGTATTATTGATTTCAAACTTATTTTACCTTTCCTAATGCTTGTTATCGTACTTATCACAATTGTTCCGGTCTTTAATGTTACTGTATTTATTTTGATCATGAGTATCTTCTTATGGACAGGAAAGGCCAGGTTAATTCGTTCTAAAGTATTGACCGAAAAGGAATTGGACTATGTATCTGCATCCAAAACATTAGGTACACCAAACTGGAAGATTATGATGTTTCAAGTGCTACCTAACTTAAGCTCTATTATTATCGTAAGCGTTACATTAAACCTTGCTGGAAACATTGGCATAGAATCTGGACTAACTTTCTTAGGTTTCGGTCTACCTGAGAGTACACCGAGTCTTGGAACACTTGTTAGTTATGCAACAAATCCTGATGTTCTACAAGAAAAATGGTGGATCTGGTTACCTGCATCACTCATGATTTTAGTGTTGATGCTGTGTATAAATTTTATCGGTCAAGCGCTACGTCGCTCAGCTGATGCGAGACAAAGAAAAGGTTAA
- a CDS encoding universal stress protein: MYKQIILACDGSEHALRAAEHATYIAKCSEETNVEVVYVVDNRTAKSDIIQGQTDLETISASRKDKLKEIEGLLKKENISYKITILHGDPGDTIVQYVNTGDIDLVIAGSRGLNTLQEMVLGSVSHKIAKRVKCPVMIIK, from the coding sequence ATGTACAAACAAATTATATTAGCATGTGATGGTTCTGAACATGCACTTCGAGCAGCGGAACATGCAACATATATTGCGAAATGTAGCGAAGAAACAAATGTTGAAGTTGTGTACGTAGTAGATAATAGAACGGCAAAATCAGATATTATACAAGGTCAAACAGATCTAGAAACAATATCGGCTAGTCGAAAAGATAAATTAAAAGAGATTGAAGGTTTATTAAAGAAAGAGAACATTTCTTATAAAATTACGATATTACATGGCGATCCAGGAGATACGATTGTTCAATATGTAAATACAGGAGATATAGATCTTGTTATTGCTGGAAGCAGAGGATTAAATACATTACAAGAAATGGTGCTTGGTAGTGTCAGTCATAAAATAGCAAAGCGTGTGAAATGTCCGGTAATGATTATAAAATAA
- a CDS encoding DUF4027 family protein, with product MKKMKALQNLSYSQGVGLICLGGFAASVTLAVVIKMIHQIF from the coding sequence ATGAAAAAGATGAAAGCACTTCAAAATTTATCATATAGTCAAGGTGTCGGTCTTATTTGTTTAGGGGGATTTGCTGCGTCTGTTACGTTAGCTGTTGTAATAAAGATGATTCATCAAATCTTTTAA